The nucleotide sequence TTCATCCGGCGGCGGGCGCGATGTACCCGGCGGGCTTCAGCACCCGGGTGGAGATCAGCGGCGTCAGCGAACCGCTCGACGGCGCAGCGCGGCCCGGGCACTTTACCGGGGTGGCGACGGTGGTCCTCAAGCTGCTGAACATCGTGCAGCCCACGCGGGCCTATTTCGGGGAAAAGGACTGGCAGCAACTCGCGGTGGTGCGCCGACTGGTCAGCGACCTCGACCTGAACACCGAGATCGTGGGGGTGCCGACGGTGCGGGCAAGCGCAGACACGCCGCACGCGGGTCTGGCGCTGAGCAGCCGCAACACTTACCTCTCGCCCGAGCAGCAGCGGCGGGCCACGGTGCTTTCCCGCGCTCTGCGGGCGGTGCAGACTGCCTACGCGGGCGGCGAGCGCGACACCGGGCGGCTGCGGCAGGCCGGGCTGGACGTGCTGGGCAGCGAACCGGAACTCGCCCTCGACTACCTCGCGGTGGTGGGGCCGGACCTGCGTGACGTGCCCCGGCTGACCGACGACCCCCTGAACCGGGTGCTGGTCGCCGGACGCCTGTTCGGCGTGCGCCTGATCGACAACATGCCACTCGGCGTGGCCCCGACTGTTGCGGCTGCGTCTGCTGCGGCCCCGTCCCCGTCTGCCCCGACTCCGGCGTGACGGGCGCCGTCATGACCCTGGAACAGCTGCTGCGCGAGCTGGTGGGCCGCCGCGCTTCCGACATTCACCTGCAAGCCGGAAGCCCACCGCTGGGCCGGGTGGACGGGCGCCTGCTGCCCTTCGGCACCCACCCGCTGACCCCCGAGCACACCCGCGCCCTGGCCCAGGCGGTGCTGACCCCGGCGCAGCTCGAGGAATTCGAGTACCAGCAGGAACTCGACGTGGCGTACAGCGTGCCGGGCCTGGGCCGCTTTCGCTGCAACGTCTTTTTGCAGCGCGGCGCGGTGGGGCTGGTGCTGCGGGTGGTGGGCGACACCATTCCCAGTTTCGAGGCGCTGGGCCTGCCGCGCGAGGTCATGGAGCAGCTCGCCGGTCTGCCACGCGGCCTGGTGCTGATTACCGGGCCGACCGGCAGCGGCAAGAGCACCTCGGTCGCCAGCCTCATCGATTACCTCAACCGGCACTTCGCCTATCACATTCTGACCATCGAGGACCCCATCGAGATTTTGCACCGCAATGGCCGCAGCCTGGTGGTGCAGCGTGAGGTGGGGCAGGACACGCACAGCTTCGCCTCCGCCCTGCGGCACGCGCTGCGCCAGGACCCCGACGTGATCGTGATCGGGGAAATCCGCGACCGCGAGACGGTGGAGGCCGCGCTGCTGGCCGCGCAGACCGGGCACCTCGTCATCAGCACGCTGCACACCCAGGACGCCGTGCGGACCGTGGGCCGCATCGCCGAGTTCTTCGCGCCGCACGAACGCGATCAGGTGCGGCTGCAACTCGCCGAGTGTCTGGGCGGCATCGTGAGTCAGCGCCTGCTTCCCCGCGCCGACGGGGTGGGCCGGGTGCTCGCGACCGAGGTGCTGATCAGCACGCCGCTGGTGCAGGAGTACGTCAAGGACGAGGAGCGCACGCCGCTGCTCAAGGACGTGCTGCTCGAGGACAACATCCGGGGGATGCACACCTTCGACGAACATCTGGCGATGCTCTACCGCGCTGGGCTGATCGGCCTCGACGCCGCGCTTGCCGCCGCCACCAGCCCGCACGAGCTGCGGCTGCGGCTGACCCAGAGCGGGCGGCTGTAGGCCGGGCAGGGCGGTCACGCCGTCTGGCGGGCGCTGCCCTATACTGTTTCGGTTATGACCAGGGAACCCGTTCGCATGACCCGCCAGGGCAAGGAAAGGCTCGAAGAGCAATTGCAGTACCTCAAGACCACCCGCCGCGAGCAGATCAGCGAGTACATGGGCAAGGCCATCGAAGACGGCGACCTGCGCGAAAGTGCGGCCTACGACGAGGCCCGGATGCAGCAGAGCGAGAACGAGGCCAAAATCGCCGAAATCGAGGCGCAGCTCGAACGCGCCCAGATCATGAACGAGGACGAGATCGACACCAGCGCCGTCGGCGTGGGCGCCCGCGTGGTGGTCGAGGACGCCCAGGGCAAGCAGCGCACCCTGGAAATCGTCGGCAGCTTCGAGGTGGACGTGCTCAAGGGCAAAATCAGCGACGCCAGCCCGATGGGACAGGCCCTGCTGGGCAAGCGCAAGGGCGAAAGCGCCGTGTGGCCCGGGCCGAAGGGCGACGTGAGCCTCAAGGTCATCAGCGTCGAGTACCCCTAATATGCATTCCGATTGAATCTGGTAGTTTCAGATTCAATCCGACTTGCAAAGCTGCGCAGCAGAGCGGATGCGAGTAGGAAAAAATACGGATTCCGCGATATGGATGCACAGGCGGCGCTTTCCTGACTGTGCAGGAATTAAGCAGAATCCGTATGAGCCTTCGCCTGTCCGTCACGGCCCCCCTTCCCGCCGGGAGGGGGGGTTTTCAATCGTTTTCCGGTGGGTCCTGCGAACGGATGAGCCAGGCCCCTCCCCCACCTTCTCCCCTTTCCCCTCAACTCATGTCACCATGCGGGCATGACCCAGAATGATATGGACGACATGCGCCTCGACGAGATGGAGTTCGAGAACCTGACCATCGACCAGCACGGCCCGATTGCGGTGCTGACCGTCAACCGTCCGGGGGCGCTCAACGCCCTGAACGGCACCACCCTCAGCGAACTGGCGATGGCCGCCGAGATGATCGCCAACGACCCCGAGGTGGGCGCCCTGATTCTGACCGGCGCGGGCGACAAGGCGTTCGTGGCGGGGGCCGACATCAGCGAGCTGGCGGGGCTGGAAGGACCGTTTGCCGGGCGCGACATGTCGCTGCTGGGGCAAGACGCCATGACGCAGATCAGCAACCTGCCGATTCCGGTGATCGCGGCGATAGGCGGCTACGCGCTCGGCGGCGGGCTGGAGCTGGCGCTGTGCTGCGACATTCGCATCGCCTCGCCGCGTGCCCGGATGGGGCTGCCTGAAGTGACGCTGGGGCTGCTGCCCGGTTTTGCCGGAACCCAGCGCCTGCCGCGCCTGATCGGGGCAGGCCGCGCCCTGGACCTGATGCTCACCGCCCGGCAGATCGGCGCCGAGGAAGCCCTGAGCATGGGTCTGGTCAACTATGTCGCCGACGACCCGCTGCAAAAGGCCCGCGAAGTGGCCGAGCAGATCATCAAAAACGGCCCGCTCGCCATCTCGCTGGTCAAGGAAGCAGTAAGGCGGGGCCTCGCCACCGACCTCGAAGCGGGCATGGAAATCGAGGCCGACCTGTTCGGCATGGCCTTCGCCACCAGCGACTTCAAGGAAGGCACGCGGGCCTTTCTGGAAAAGCGCAAACCCGAGTTCAGGGGCGAGTAAGAGGGGTTCAAAGAATAGATTTCCCACAGCTCCGCTCACACCCGTAGCAGCGGATAAGAAAAGGGCGCAGAAGCTTCGGCCTCTGCGCCTTATTTCCTGCCGCCCTTATACGGTTTTAATCCGATTCCCGAACATCCGGAAAGGCGCCGGATGCCCGTCCATCTCCTTAAAATCGTATTTTTTCCATGCGCTCCGCGCAAAATTGCGCCCGGACATGTCCGGGACTCCATTTGAAACCGTATTACAGCATCGGGAGCGCCCCGCTCACCGCCGCCGCTTCGGGGTTGAAGCGCGGCTGTTCGGGCAGGGGTTGACCGTCGGGGCCGAGGATGTGCCCGTACATCATGTGCGGCGTGGCGTGGTCGATGCGGACCGAATAGATGCCCGCGCCGTCCGCGCCGATGGCTTTGGGGACGACGGTGGGGTGGTTGCCCCGGGTGTGACCCTCCAGAAACCCCGAGTCGTGGGCGTCGCCGCGCAGCAGCACCTGCTGGACGGTGCCGACCTTCTGCGCGTTCTTGCGGGCGGACCAGTCCTTTTGCCGGGCGATCAGACGCTGGAGCCGCTCGGTCTTGAGTTCGCGCGGCAGATCCTGAAAGTGCTTGTAGCTCGGCGTACCGGGACGCGGCGAGTAGATGAACATGTAGGCCGAGTCATAGCCCACCTCGTCGTAGAGCGAGAGGGTGTCCTGAAAGTCTTCCTCGGTTTCGCCGGGAAAGCCCACGATGATGTCGGTGGCGAGCACCACGTCAGGGATGTGCTTTTTGATCTGCGCGATGTGGGTGAGGTACTTCTCGCGGTTGTACTCGCGGGCCATGCGCCGCAGCACCCGGTCCGAGCCGCTCTGCACCGGCAGGTGCACGAACTCGCAGATGGCGGGCGTCTCGCCGATGGCCGCCGCCACGTCCTCGGTGAAGTTCATGGGATGGCTGGTGGTGAATTTGACGCGCTCGATGCCGCTGGCGCCCACCATGCGCAGCAGGTCGGCGAAGCTCGGGTAGCCCTTCAGCCTGGCACCCTGGTCCACCCCGTAGGCGTTGACGTTCTGACCGAGCAGGGTGACTTCGCGCACCCCCGCCGCGAGCTGCATGTCGAGTTCGCGCAGGATGTCGTCGGGGTGACGGCTGACCTGCGGCCCGCGCGTGGTCGGCACGATGCAGTAGGTGCAGTGGTGGTCGCAGCCGCGCATGATGGTGAGGTGCGCCTGCAACTTGCCGCTGGGCGGGGGCGGAATGTGGTCGTGCAGTTCGTCCTTGAATTGCAGGCCCCAGAAGCGTTCGTTGCTCTCCAGAGCTTGACCAATATCGAGCAGGCTGCCGGGGCCGAGCAGCACGTCCACCTCGAACTTGCGGGCGATCTGCTGGCCCTCTTCGAGCTGCGCGAGGCAGCCCATCATGCCCACCACGAGGGAACGCTGGGCCTTTTGCTTGCGCAGGTCGCCGAGCAGCGAGCGGACCTTGTCCACCGGCTTGCCGCGCACCGCGCAGGTGTTGACCAGAATGAAGTCGGCCTCGTCGGGCGACTCCACGATGTCGGCGCCGAGAGAAACGAGTTGGGACTGCACGAGGTGCGTGTCGTACTCGTTCATCTGACAGCCGTAGGTGATGAGGTGTGCCTTCATGACTTCTCCTCGGGCCTGACGGAGGGATTCCGGGGCCGCGTGCCTGGGCCGCCGGGAGGGGGCGGGGGCGACTTGGGAGGATAGCGTGTTTCAGCCTTCCCCCGGCGAAGCAAACGAGAAACGCCGCTCCCTGCCCTTTCCCCTCCCCCCTCGCCTCTGCCCCCTACCCCCCCAACACCCGCGCCACACGGGGGGCCAGGGCCGCGTCGAAGCGGGCCAGCACCGGGCCGATGATGGCGGTGAGCAGCACGTAGACGGCGGCGAGCGGCCCCAGCACCGGAGCGAGACCCAGGCCCAGGCCCGCAATCAGGATGCTGAATTCGCCCCGGGGGATCAGGGTGGTGCCCGCGCGAAAGCGGCCCCGGCTCTGGACCCCGGCCTGCGCGGCGCCGTGCCAGCCGACCAGAAATTTGGTCACGGCAGTCACGAGGGCCAGCAGCGCGGCAGGCAGCAGCACGTCCGGCACCGCCGCCAGGTCGAGTTGCAGGCCGAAAAAGAGGAAAAACACGGCGGCGAACAGGTCGCGCAGCGGCTCGATCTGCGCCCGCGCCCGGTGCGCGACCTCGCCCGAGAGCGCGATGCCGACGAGGAAGGCGCCGATGGCCGCGCTGACCTTGAGCAGGTCGGCGGCGCCCGCCACCACCAGCACCAGCCCCAGCACGCCGAGCAGCAGCGTTTCGTCGCTGGGCACGTTGAGCACGCGGCTCAGCACGTGGCCGTAACGCATGGCGAGAAAAAAGGTCACCCCGAACGCCGTCAGCGCCAGCGCGAGGTTGACCCCCACCGTGAGCAGGCTGCCGCCGATGAGCAGCGCCGCCACGACGGGCAGGTAAAACGCCATCACCACGTCCTCGATGACGCACACGGCGAGAATGGTCGGCGTTTCACGGTTGCCCAGGCGACCCAGGTCCGAGAGGATTTTGGAGGCGATGCCGCTGGAGGTGAGGTAGGTGATGCCCCCGAGCAGCACCCAGGCGAGCGGCGGCAGACCGAGCAGCGCCCCGGCCACCACCCCCGGCGTGAAGTTGAGCGCGAGGTCGAGCAGCCCGATGCGGCGGTTGGCCCGCAGGTTGGTGCGCAGTTCGTCGCTGGTGTATTCCAGCCCCAGGATAAACAGCAGCAGAATGGCGCCGATTTCCGCCCCGGTGTGGATGAACTTCTCGGCGGTGTCGTCGAGGTGCATGACGGTGCCCAGGCCGATGCCCGCCATCAGGTACAGCGGAATCGGGGTGATGCCCAGCCGCCCGGCGGCGCGGCCCACCAGCGCCAGCGCGAGGATGACCGTGCCGAGTTCCAGAAACAGGCGGCCTAGCATGTTCCGGACCGCCGCCTCTGCTCAGGACGGGTCAATGCTCCGCTCCGCTGCTCAGGAGCCGGGCGGCGCGGCGCACCCCGCCTGCCGTGCCGACCACCACCACCGTGTCGCCCGCTTCCAGCACGAACTCCGGCCCCGGCGCGGGCACCGCCTGCCCGGCGCGCATCACCGCGACCACGCTGGTGCCGGTGCGGGTGCGCATCTGCGAGTCGCCCAGCGCGCGCCCAGCAAAGGGGCTGCCCCGCTCCAGCGGCAGCCAGTCCATCGCCAGCCCCTCGATGTCCTGCATGGTCTGTCCCACCCGGCGCGACACGGTGCTGCCACCGAGCAGGTCGGCCACCACCTCGGCCTCGCCCTCGTCGAGCGTGATGCTCTGGGCGCAGGCGTCGGGGTCCTCACGCAGCGAGACGAACATCTCGCGCCGCCCGTCGCGGTGAACGATGACGCCCACGCGCTTGCCGAAGCGTCCGTCGAAGTCGTAGCGCATCCCCACGCCGGGCAGGGACGTTTCTTCCAGTCTGACCATGAGACCAGCATAGCCGCAAGGTCAGCGGGGGTCAGGCGGTCAGGCAGAGGGCTTTTCGCGCACCGTCAGCGGAAAGACCCCGGTAAACAGGCGCGGCCAGGCGAGGCGGGCGGGCTGCACACTGAATTCGAGCGGCAGATGGGCAAAGTGGGTGTCCCAGAGATTCTGCACGCGGGGACCCATCCTGTCCCGAAGCTCCTGCTCGGCCTGCGGGTACTGTTCGCCCAGGTCGAAGGGACTGGGACGGTCCAGCGCCGAGCGCACTTCGGCCCGGACGAACGCCTGATACAGCGCGTCGTCCACCAGCCGCGAAAAGAGCGCCCCGGCGTGTTCGGCGCGGTCCGTCACCAGCGGACTCAGGGCACCGAAGGCGACCGCGCTGCCCAGCGTGTTGCCCGCCGTGTTCCACGCGCTGTAGCCTGCCAGCCCCGCCAGCGGAAACCCGCGCAGCAGCCCCCACAGCCGCCGCTCGGCCCCGTTGGGGTAGGCGATGTCCGCCAGCGACACGGCCCGCCCCGCCGCGAGGTCCCGCCGCAGCGCGTCCACGAAGGCCGGCAGGTGGCGGTGCGGTGTGTCCACCGTCGCCAGGTCGGGCTGCACGTTCGCCTGCCGCCGCCCCGGCGTGTTGACCGCCAGGATGAAGTCGGCCTCCTGCATGCTGTCGGCGGGCACGCACCCGGCGGCCCGCAGGTGCGCGGCGACGAGTTCCCCGGCGGGACGGTCCTCGTAGATCAGCCCTGCCCCCGCGCCCAGCGTGCCGGAGTAGCGCACCCAGGCGCGGGCGGACGGCAGGCCCTCACGTAGCGCCCGCGTGAGCAGCGCACACGGCACCTCGTCGGCGCCGGGGTAGGTGTCGAAGCGGTCCCAGACACCGAGTTCGTCCGCCCGCGCTTCCAGCATCCGGCGGTCGTAGGCGGCCAGCCCGTACTCGGAGGTGTCGTCCAGCGTGACGCACAGGTGCCGCAACACCCCCTCGGCCAGCAGGTCGAGCGCCGCGAGGTGCAGGGCGCGGTTGCGTTCGCGGGTGCCCAGCCAGTCGGCCAGGATGTCTGCGGGCACGGCGGCGCGGGCGGCGTCCAGGCCAGCGCGTTCGCCCTCGCCGTGCCGGGCATGGCGGTCGAAGGCGGTGCTGTAGGCCCGCAGCTCGCGCCCCCAGTCGCCGTAGTAGGGTTTTTCCTCGTGCGGGTCGTTGTCGTGCGCCACCCGCACCACCACCCCGAAGGCGTAGATGCGCAGCTTCGGGTGCCTGCCCTTCAGCTCGCGCAGCACCTCCAGGCGGCGCAGCGCCGTGTCCAGCGGGTCGGCCACCCGCCGCGCCGGAATCATGCCGCCCAGACACAGGGTTTCCAGGCACACGACCAGGGCGTCGGCCTGTCCCCCCTCGGCCCGCAGCCAGTCGGCGAGCGCGTCCGTGTCGCCGGGGGTGAAAAAGTGCGGCAGCGCCCCGGCGGGCGGCACCCGCATGTCGGCCCCGGTCATGCGGCCCAGCGACACCGGCAGGTCGAGGGTGGGCGGGCGGGTGTCGGGCGGCACGAGCAGAAGGCGGGGCATACGCCCCAAGCTACCGGAAGCGCGTTTCCCGGCCTGCACGCTGCTAGACCTCCCCGCGCCCTTTCCCCTGGCCCCGCGCTAGCCTCCCCGGATGAGAGGCAGCGAGGCGGCGCAGGCAACGGAGCAGACAGGACCGGTGGTGGCTTTTCAGGGCAACCCCGGCAGCTACGGCGAAATTGCGGCGCTGAACGCTCTGCCGCAGGTGCGCGGAACACGGGGCTACCCCACCTTTCACGAAACCGTGCGGGCCGTCGAAACGGGAGAAGCGGATTTCGGCGTGCTGCCGGTGGAAAACAGTCTGATGGGCGCGATTCACCAGTCCATCGACCTGCTGACCGAAACCGAGCTGCACGTGACCGGCGAGGTCGTGGTGCGCGTGACCCACTGCCTGATGGCGCTGCCGGGGGTCGAACTCGGGGATATCCGCAAGGTCGGCAGTCAGCAACCGGCGCTCGACCAGTGCACCCACCTGATTCGCAAGCACGGCTGGCAGCCGCTCGCCAAACACGACACGGCGGGCAGCGCCAAGGACCTCGCCGAGCGCGGCGCCCGCGACGAAGCCGCCATCGCCAGCCGCCGCGCCGCCGAACTCTACGGCCTGAACATCCTGCAAACCGAGGTGGAGGACGAGCCGTTCAACTTCACCCGCTTCATGGTCCTTTCGCGCCGTGCCCCTGCCGAGGCCGCGCCGGACGTGCCGCACAAAACCAGCCTCGTGTTCGCGGTGCGCCACACCCCCGGTTTTCTGGTCGAGACGCTGAACGAACTGCGCGGCCTCAACCTCTCGCGCATCGAGAGCCGCCCCCGCCGTGACCGCGCCTGGAGCTACCTGATGTACGTGGACATCGAGGGCCGCGCCAGTGACCCGCAGGTCGCCCAGGCCCTCGCCGGGGTGCTGCTCAAGGCGAGCTACGCCAAGATTATCGGCAGTTACCCGGCGGCGCAGGGAACGGTGGAGTGAGGGGGGCGGAGGGCAAAGAGTAGAGAGCAGAGGGCCAAACAAAAAGAGGGAGGCAGGCACACCCAGCCCGCCCCCCGCTTTTTGCCATCTGCCATCGGCCATCAGCCCTCTACAGCTCGACGGTCTCGTTCTTGCCCAGTTCGCCCGCTTCGGCCTTCTGGCCGGGAATCAGGTTCTTGGCGAGGGCGAACAGGGTGCGGACCTTGCCGCCGCTTTCCCAGTATTCGGCGCCGCGGGCGTCAATCTTGATGAGCTGCACGTTGGGGTCTTCCTTGCCGCCCTCGAAGTACATGTCGTACATGTCGCTCCACAGTTCGTCGAGCTTGGCGCGGTCCTCGACCAGTTCGGCGGTGCCGTGAACGCTCACGTAGTTGTTGCTGCCGGTGTCGGCGTAGCTCACGTTGACCTGGGGCCGCGCCCGCATGTCGTGCACCGCCTCGCTGTCCTTGGCCCCGATGAACCACAGGTCGCCGTCGAACTCGGTCTGCTGCGTGGTCATCGGGCGGGCGTGCAGGTGGCCTTCGTCGGTGGTGGTCACCAGCATGGCGAACTTGATGTCCTTGATCAGTCCGGCGACGGTCCCAACGGCCTGCTCACGGGACGGCTGCTCACGGTTCATGGTCTGGTCACTCATGCCCCGAGCATCGGCAGAGGGTGCCGGGGGGTCTGAGGGCCTGATTACCGTTTTAAGGTTTGCGTCAGGATGGATGAGAGGCAGCGGCTCTGTGTCGCCTTTGCCGAGAGTAGGTCCGTATTGGCTGCCAAGGAGCCATATTTTCCTTGCCATGAGCTATGGGCCATAAGCTCTGAACAGCCTCTTCATGGCCCATCGCCCATGGCTCACAGCTCAGCCCCAGTCGGTACAGGAGACCTGATACCAACTTTGCACGTTCTCATACGGATTCCGCTTAATTCCTGCACAGTCGGGAAAGCGCCGCCTGTGCATCCATATCGCGGAATCCGTATTTTTTCCTACTCGCATCCGCTCGGATTGAATCTGAAACTACCAGATTCAATCGGAATCCGTATCAGTAAGGTGAGAGCATGAAACCTGCCCTCTTCCTGCTGCCCTGCCTGCTCGCGTCGTGCACCCTGACCGGGGGGCCGGTCAAATCGGTGCCGTCCTCGGGCACCCTGCCGTTTTCCGAAGCCGTTCAGGTGGGGCAAACCCTCTACCTGTCGGGCCAGCTTGGACTGGACGCACAGGGCCAGCTCGTGCCGGGCGGCGTCCGCGCCGAAACCCTCCAGGCCCTGAGCAACATCGAGGCGACGCTGACCCGGCAGGGCTACCGCCGCGAGCACCTCGTCAAATGCATGGTCATGCTCCGCGACATGAAAGATTTCGCCGCCATGAACGAGGTCTACGGGTCGTGGATGCGCCGCCCGTACCCGGTGCGCTCCACCTTCGGGGGCGCAGACCTCGCCCTGAACGCCAACGTCGAAATCGAGTGCGTGGCCGCCCGCTGACCCCTGCCTACTGAACCCAGCCCACTGAACCCTGCCCGCTCCTGCTGCGGAGGGTTGGAAGCCGGGAAGTTGCTGTGTCGGCTACACTGAAGGATGTGACCGCAGGCCCCCCCGACCCCAACCCGACCGCACGCATCCGCAACTTTTCCATCATCGCGCATGTGGACCACGGCAAGTCCACGCTGGCCGACCGCATTCTCGAAAAACTCGGCGCGATGGGCGAGCGTGACAAGCGCGACCAGACGCTCGACACGCTGGAACTGGAGCGCGAGCGTGGCATCACCATCAAGTCCACGCCCATCCGGTTGAATTATGTTCGGGACAATGGCGAATCGTACGTCTTCAACCTGATCGATACTCCCGGCCACGTGGACTTCAACTACGAGGTCTCGCGTTCGCTGGCCGCCTGCGAGGGCGTGCTGCTGCTCGTGGACGCCTCGCAGGGGGTGGAAGCGCAGACCATCGTCAACGCCTACCTCGCCATCGACAACAACCTCGAAATCATCCCGGTCATCAACAAAATCGACCTGCCCGCCGCCGACCCCGAGAGCGCTGCCCGAGAGCTGGAGGAAGTCATCGGCATTCCCGCCGAGGGCGCGGTGCGGGCGTCCGGCAAATCGGGCATCGGTATTCCCGAGATTCTGGAAGCGGTGGTCGAGCGCATTCCCCCGCCCCCCGGCGACCCCGCTGCACCTCTCAAGGCGCTGATTTTCGACTCGTTTTTCGACGCTTACCAGGGCGTGATTCTGTTCGTGCGGGTGCTCGAGGGCACCATGAAGGCCAAAGACGGCGTGCGGCTGATGAACGCGGGCAAGAACTTCGAGGTGGACAAGGTCGGCACCTTCAGCCCCGGCTTGGTCGTGGGGGAGGAACTCTCGGCGGGCATGGTGGGCTGGGTGGCCGCCGGCATCAAGGACATTCAAGACGCGCAGGTGGGCGACACCCTCACCGGACGCGACCGGCAGACCGACGAAGCCTTTCCCGGCTTCAAGCCCGCGCAGCCGGTGGTGTTTTCGGGCCTGTACCCCACCGACACCGAGGACTACCGCAAGCTGCGCGACGCGCTGGAAAAGCTCAAGCTCAACGACGCCGCCTTTTCCTTCGAGCCGGAAACCTCCGAGGCGCTGGGCTTCGGCTTCCGCTGCGGCTTTCTGGGGCTGCTGCACGCCGAAATCATTCAGGAGCGTTTGGAGCGCGAGTACGACCTCGACCTGATCGCCACTGCGCCCGCCGTCGTCTACCGCGTCACGCTCACCAACGGCGAGATTTTTGAGACGCAAAACCCCGCCGAGTTTCCCACCCGTGACCGCATCGAAATGGTCGAGGAACCGTACATCAAGCTCTCGGTGATGCTGCCCGAGGACTACGTGGGGCCGGTGATGCAGCTCCTGCAGGAGCGCCGGGGCGCCATGCAGACGATGAACTATGTCGGCAAGCGCGTGGAACTGGTCTACGAGGTGCCGTTCGCCGAGATTCTCTACGATTTCCACGACCGCCTCAAATCCATCTCGCGCGGGTACGCCAGCATGGACTACGAGCAGCTCGGCTACCGCGAAGGCGACCTGCGCAAGGTGGACATCATGGTGAACAACGAGGTCATCGACGCCCTCGCCGTCATCGTCCACGAAACCAAGACCTACTCGCTGGGGCGCAAAATCGTGGACAAGATGGCCGAAGTCATTCCCCGGCAGATGTTCCCGGTGCCGGTACAGGCCGTCATCGGCGCCAAAATCATCGCCCGCGCCACCGTCAAGGCGTACCGCAAGGACGTGCTGGCAAAGTGCTACGGCGGCGACATCTCGCGCAAAAAGAAACTGCTGGAAAAGCAGAAGAAGGGCCGCGCCCGCATGAAGCAGTTCGGCACGGTGGAGGTGCCGCAGGAAGCCTTCCTGGCAGTGCTGAGTACGGAGGAGTAAGCAGGTTGTGGAAACGGAAACCCGCATTCCGCCGGAAGTCGCCGAGCATCTGGGCCACTACGTCTATCTGTACGTAGACCCCAGGACGGAGCAAATCTTCTATGTGGGCAAAGGCCAGGGCCAGCGCGTTCTTTCGCATCTGTCGGCGGTAGGCGAGTCACGCAAGGCGCAAATCCTGTCCGAACTCCGTCAAGCGCACCTGTCGCCGAGAATCGACATTCTGGCCCACGGCCTCCCAGACGAAGCCACCGCCTACCGAATCGAGGCGGCGGCCATCGATCTCCTGCGCATGGATTCCCTGTCCAATCTGGTGAGGGGCTGGCAAAGTGTGCGCTCTGGACGCCGCTCGCTTGGAGAACTGGTGAGTTATTACGCCGCGCCGCCAGCCGTGATTACCGACCCGGTGATGCTGATCCGGATCAACAAGCTCTACTGGCACGGGATGCCCGCGCAGGAGTTATACGAGGCCACACGGGGCATCTGGAAAGTGGCGAAATGGCGTCAGCAGGAAGTGAAATACGCGCTGGCGGTCTTTGAAGGTGTCGTGCGTGAGGTGTATACCACCGAGTCATGGCACCCGGCAGGCCAAACTCCCTACCAGACCCGCCCTGCCGAAGAGGTCAGTGACCCGCAGCGGTGGGAATTTGTCGGACACGTTGCCCCGGAAGAGGTCAGGCGCCGTTATCTCTATCACTCCGTGGCAGCTTATTTCTCCAAGCACTCGCAAAATCCGATTGCTTATCCGGATTCACCTCGGGTGCGGCGAGGTTCGCGGTAGTGGGAAGGAAAAAATGCCGTGCAGAGCGCGGGAGCGGTCTCCGCCTTCCAGTCCCGCCCTCTTCATCGCGTGAATGTCCCCCCTCGCCGGATAGATTTCACTTCCGACCGCTTTCCACAGCGCCGAGCAAAAGGTCCCCCACAACATGGTTTGGGCCTCGGTTGAACACTCATTTGCCGCCGCACCCGAGGTGATTCCGCTTCATTCCTGCACAGTCGGGAAAGCCCTGCCTGTGCATCCATATCGCGTAACCCGTATTTTTTCCTACTCGCATCCGCTCTGCTGCGCAGCTTTGCAAGTCGGATTGAATCTGAAACTACCAGATTCAATCGGAATCCGTATAAGCAATGGTGCGGACAGTTTTAGGCGGCTTTG is from Deinococcus wulumuqiensis R12 and encodes:
- a CDS encoding LEM-3-like GIY-YIG domain-containing protein, with protein sequence METETRIPPEVAEHLGHYVYLYVDPRTEQIFYVGKGQGQRVLSHLSAVGESRKAQILSELRQAHLSPRIDILAHGLPDEATAYRIEAAAIDLLRMDSLSNLVRGWQSVRSGRRSLGELVSYYAAPPAVITDPVMLIRINKLYWHGMPAQELYEATRGIWKVAKWRQQEVKYALAVFEGVVREVYTTESWHPAGQTPYQTRPAEEVSDPQRWEFVGHVAPEEVRRRYLYHSVAAYFSKHSQNPIAYPDSPRVRRGSR
- the lepA gene encoding translation elongation factor 4: MTAGPPDPNPTARIRNFSIIAHVDHGKSTLADRILEKLGAMGERDKRDQTLDTLELERERGITIKSTPIRLNYVRDNGESYVFNLIDTPGHVDFNYEVSRSLAACEGVLLLVDASQGVEAQTIVNAYLAIDNNLEIIPVINKIDLPAADPESAARELEEVIGIPAEGAVRASGKSGIGIPEILEAVVERIPPPPGDPAAPLKALIFDSFFDAYQGVILFVRVLEGTMKAKDGVRLMNAGKNFEVDKVGTFSPGLVVGEELSAGMVGWVAAGIKDIQDAQVGDTLTGRDRQTDEAFPGFKPAQPVVFSGLYPTDTEDYRKLRDALEKLKLNDAAFSFEPETSEALGFGFRCGFLGLLHAEIIQERLEREYDLDLIATAPAVVYRVTLTNGEIFETQNPAEFPTRDRIEMVEEPYIKLSVMLPEDYVGPVMQLLQERRGAMQTMNYVGKRVELVYEVPFAEILYDFHDRLKSISRGYASMDYEQLGYREGDLRKVDIMVNNEVIDALAVIVHETKTYSLGRKIVDKMAEVIPRQMFPVPVQAVIGAKIIARATVKAYRKDVLAKCYGGDISRKKKLLEKQKKGRARMKQFGTVEVPQEAFLAVLSTEE